CTAAGTCCCCGGTCGTATCGGGTCTCCAGGAAAAGGTCTCGGCGCATGAAAGTCCTCGCGGTTCATCCCGGTCCGCTCATGTACACCAAGATCTATCTGCGGCTTGAGCCGCTCGGTCTGGAGTTGGTCGCGCAGGCCGCCAGACAGGCCGGTTACGACGTCCGGCTGCTGGATCTGCAGGTGGAGACGCACCGCGACTACGTGAGGCTGCTCGACGAGTGGAGCCCCGACGTCGTCGCTTTTTCCTGCAATTATCTGGCGAACGTGCCGGAAATCGTCGACCTGGCCAAATTGACCAAACAGAAACTGCCCGACTGCTTTTTCTTCGTCGGAGGTCACAGCGCGTCCTTTATCGCGCAAGAATTTCTGGAGCACGGAGCGGGGGCCATCGACTGTGTGCTGAAAGGGGAGGGTGAGGCCGCCGTCACCAAGCTCCTGCTGGCCGTCGAACACGATCGTCGCGCCGTCGCCAAGGTGCCCGGCATCGTCGCCCAGTCCGGTGAAGGGTTGCCGCCGCAGTTTGTCGAGAGCCTCGATCACCTGCGCCCCGCCCGAGATCTACTGCGCCATCGCCGCAAGTACTTCATCGGCGTACTCGACCCCTGCGCCTCCATCGAATTCGCGCGCGGTTGTCCCTGGGACTGTTCCTTCTGCAGCGCCTGGACCTTTTACGGACGGAGTTATCGCGTCGTCAGCCCGGAACGGGCCGTCGAGGATCTTAAACGGATCGAGGAGCCGGGCATTTTCATCGTCGACGATGTGGCGTTCATCCAGGCGAAACATGGATTCGAGATCGGGGAGGCAATCGCCCGACAGGGCATCAAGAAGCAGTACTATTTGGAAACGCGCGGCGACGTGCTGCTACGGAACAAGGAGGTGTTCCAGTTCTGGAAGAGGCTGGGGCTGCAATACATGTTTCTGGGCATCGAGGCGATCGACGAAGAAGGCCTCAAAATGCACCGCAAGCGCATCTCGCTCGGCAAGAACTTCGAGGCGCTGGAGTTCGCCCGGTCGCTGGGCATCACGGTCGCCATCAACCTGATCGCGGATCCCGGCTGGGATCGGAAACGGTTCGAGGTCATCCGGGAATGGTGTCTGGAAATTCCGGAAATCGTGAACATCAGTGTCAACACCCCCTATCCGGGAACGGAGAGCTGGCGCACCGAAACGCGGAAGTTCCAGACGCGGGACTATCGGCTCTTCGACATCCAGCATGCGGTGTTGCCGACGCGGCTGCCGCTCCCCGAGTTTTACGAGGAGCTGGTCAAGACTCAACAGGTGCTGAACAAGAAGCACCTGGGCTGGACCGCCCTCAAGTCCACCGCCAAGATCGCGGCCGGCCATTTGCTGCGCGGCCAGACGAATTTCGTGAAGATGCTGTGGAAGTTCAACAGCGTGTACAACCCCAAGCTGCAGCTCGCCGACCACCAGCGCCCCGTCGCGTACGAGATGAAGCTGCCCGAGGCGATTCATGGAAAGGTCGATTCCAAACTCCTGTATATTCTGCCGCCCCCCGGCCGCCACGGTCGGGCCATCGACGACTCGACCGAGCAGTTTGTCGACGCCACCCGGATGGGAACGGGCGTCTAGCCTACCCCATCGACCCGTGTAGAAGATGGCGAGCAGCGAATAGCCAACAGCGAGTAGCTCCGCGCTGCTTGCTGTTAGCTGTTCGCTACGTGCCAGGGACATTTTATGGCGAACCCAAGGACCACGAAGACTGGTATGAAAATGCGGGTCCTGTCACCGACCAGCCGGGTACCCGTTGCTCCTCTCCGTTTGCAACGGGTGCAAGCTCACACCCCGCCCACACCCGCCGGGCGGGTACCCGAGGGACCCCGCTGCGCGCGGACAGGCGCCCAGGTCGGTGCCACCCGCATTTTCATGCTCCAGGGTGGCCACTTGGTGGTCATGAATTACTGGTATACTAATCGCCCTGGCCAGATCTTCTGACTATGCGTTGGATACAGAACCATGAAGGCATTGAACTGGGATGAACTGGCTGAATTGGCCTTGTCACGCGTCCGGGCGGCCGGGGCGGAGTACGGCGACATCCGCATCCTCGACAGCGCGATGCAGACCGTCCACGGCGAGGATCGGCGGATCGCGAAGATTCGGGACGGCCGCGACAGCGGCTTCGGCGTGCGCGTGCTCTACCGCGGGGCCTGGGGGTTTGCGGCCAGCTCGATTTTGTCGCTGGAGGAGGTGCCGCGGGTTGCAAAGCTGGCGATCGAAATCGCAAAGGGATCGGCCGATCTGCTCAGCGAGCCGGTGCGCCTGGCCGACGAGCCGGTCCATCGAGACAGGGTGATCACGCCTCGGCAGATCGATCCGTTCTCCGTGCCGCTGGAAGACAAGACGACGCTGCTGCTCGATGTGATGGAGTACGTCCACCGGCAGCCCGGCGTCGTCCGCAGCCGCGCGAACCTCTGGGCCCGTCGCGATCTCAAGTTGTTTGTTTCCAGCGAGGGCTCGCGGTTGGAGTTCGATCTGTTGGCGGTGCAGGGCGACTTCGAGGCGACCGCGGTGCACGACGGGCGCTTCGCCTCGCGCAGTTTCAGCACGCCGCACCTCCGCACCGGCTATGAGTTGATCGCCGACGCCAATTTCTTGGCCGAAGCGCCGCGCATCGCCGCGCAGGCGGTGGAGAAAGTCAAGGCTCCGCCGGTGGATCCGGGGCGCTACGATCTCGTGCTCGATCCGGAGCACCTGTCGCTCACCATCCACGAATCCTGCGGCCATCCCAGCGAGCTGGATCGCGCGTTGGGCTACGAGGCGAACTACGCGGGGACGAGTTTTCTCACGCCCGACAAGCGCGGCGCCTTCCGCTACGGGTCGCCCCACGTGAATCTCGTGGCCGACAATACCGAACCGGAGACGCTCGCCGCCACGGGATACGACGACGACGGGGTGGCCTGCCAGCAGTGGGACATCGTGCGCGAAGGGATCTTCGTCGGCTACTGCACGAACCGCGAGACGGCGCCCAAGATCGGCGAGCCGCGTTCGCGCGGGTCGAACCGGGCGGACGGGTGGGGCAGCGTGCCGATCGTGCGGATCGCCAACATCGGGCTCGAGCCGGGCGTGGCCTCGTTGAACGATCTGATCGCCGATGTGAAACGCGGCATCTACATCGAAGGGCATGGTTCCTACAGCATCGACCAGCGGCGGTATAACTTCCAGTTCGGCGGCGACGCCTTCTGGCTCATCGAGCACGGCCGGCGCGCCCACATGCTCCGGGACGTGATCTATTACGGCATCACGCCGGAGTTCTGGAGCAGGTGCGACGGCGTGGCGGATCGCTCGCACCGCCGCCGGTACGGTTTCATCACCTGCGGGAAAGGTCAGCCCGGCCAGTCCGGCTGGATGACCCACGCCGCCGCGCATGCGCGCTTTCGGAACGTGAACGTGATTCGGGGACAGGCCGCACCATGACCGAGGGCTCGGCCGCTGCGCCGAAACTGACCGACCGGGATGAATTCCGTTTTCTCGCCGACCTGGTATTCAAGCGTTCGAGCGGCGATCAGACCTTCGTCGCGCTCCAAGACCAGCACGGCGGCACCGTCCGTTTCGCCAACAATCAGGTCATCCAGAACGTCGACACCCGGCGCATCTCCTTCAGCGTCACGGTCGCGTTCGGCCGACGGCACGGAACCGCCGGCACGACGGACCTGACCGCTGGTTCGGTCCAAGAGGCGCTTACACGAGCCGAACGGCTCGCGCGGGTCGCTCCCGAAGACCCCGAATACCTGCCGCCGGTCGAACCGCAATCCTACCCGACGGTGCCGACAGCTCGGCCGGAAACGGCGGCCGCCGGCCCGTCCGGCCGCTTGGCCCACGCGAGACAAGCCATCGAGTTGTGCCGAGCCGAGCGGCTCACAGCAGCCGGCATCGTCTCGTCCTGCGCCGCGGCCGTCGGCGTGGCCGCGAGCAACGGCCTGTTCGCCCACGAGGAACGGACCGAGGCCCGATTCAGCCTGACGGCGCAGGAGGGTGAGGCGACCGGCTGGGCATCGGCGGCGCACCGGTCGATCGATCGGCTTGCCGTGCGCGAACGGACACGGTTCGCCATCGACAAGGCGAAACAGTCCGTCGAGGCGAAAGAGATGCCGGCCGGCCGCTACACGGTCATTCTCGAAGCGCCGGCGGTGGCCGGCCTTCTGACCTGGTTCATCTGGATGCTGGACGCCAAGGCGTTCTATAAAGGAACCAGCCCGTTCAGCGGCAAGCTGGGCCAACGGATCGTCGATCCGCGGCTGTCGCTGAAGAACCGACCCGACCATCCGGATTTGCTCGGCTACGGATTCACAAGCGAAGGCCTACCGGTGAACAACTCGACGTGGATCGATGGGGGCGTGCTCCGGCAACTGTCGTACGATCGGTTCACCGCCAAGGAGCATGGCGTCGACCGCATCGCGACGCTGGAATCGCCGCTGCTCTCCGGCGACGAATGGGCGAAGGCCGGCGTCGGAGACCTCATCCGCAGCACGGCGCGCGGCGTGCTGGTCACCACCTTCTGGTATATCCGCACCGTCAATCCCACCGACCTGACCCTGACCGGCATGACCAGGGACGGCACGTTTCTGGTCGAGGACGGCCGGATCACGACGGCGGTGCGCAACTTCCGGTTCCATGACAGTCCGCTGCGGGCCTTCAATGAGATCGAGGCGTTCACCGTGCCTGAGGAGGCGGTTACCACCGAGACCGGCAAGCTGCTCGTGCCCGCCATGAAAATTCGCGACTTCAATTTCTCCAGCGTGACCCGGTTCTGATCACACACAGTCTGAAAGCCTTCCAAGAGAATCATCTTGTTCAGCCGTGTAGGGTCCTTCCTTCACCGTAACTACGCGTCCGCCGGAGTCCCGTCTATACCTAGGGTCGACAGTGCTGTAACTCCTCGGAACCGCGTCGAGTTCTGAAGACCGCGCTCAATCGGCACGGCTGCCGCGACGGCACAATCCTTGCCAATCTGCTTCCCGTGGCAATTCACAACAAGGGAGGTGTCATAATGAACCGACTTCTACTTCTGGGTTTCGCCGTTCTGACGGTCTTGACTCTCGCCACGCCGGTCATTGCCCAGGGCCCGCCGTTCACGCCTCCTGGGCCTCCCAGGCCTGTGCCCGCGCCGCTACCGGATGAGGCGTGCACGCAAGTGCCGGAACTGTGTGTAGTGCAGTAGTGCAGTAGTGCAGTAGGTGCGCCGCGAAGCCGGCCGCTTCGACTGCATTGAAGCGGCCGGCCCTGCCTCCCGTTTGTCGCCTCTCCGTCTCCTACCGTATTCCCATTGA
Above is a window of Nitrospirota bacterium DNA encoding:
- a CDS encoding TldD/PmbA family protein, giving the protein MKALNWDELAELALSRVRAAGAEYGDIRILDSAMQTVHGEDRRIAKIRDGRDSGFGVRVLYRGAWGFAASSILSLEEVPRVAKLAIEIAKGSADLLSEPVRLADEPVHRDRVITPRQIDPFSVPLEDKTTLLLDVMEYVHRQPGVVRSRANLWARRDLKLFVSSEGSRLEFDLLAVQGDFEATAVHDGRFASRSFSTPHLRTGYELIADANFLAEAPRIAAQAVEKVKAPPVDPGRYDLVLDPEHLSLTIHESCGHPSELDRALGYEANYAGTSFLTPDKRGAFRYGSPHVNLVADNTEPETLAATGYDDDGVACQQWDIVREGIFVGYCTNRETAPKIGEPRSRGSNRADGWGSVPIVRIANIGLEPGVASLNDLIADVKRGIYIEGHGSYSIDQRRYNFQFGGDAFWLIEHGRRAHMLRDVIYYGITPEFWSRCDGVADRSHRRRYGFITCGKGQPGQSGWMTHAAAHARFRNVNVIRGQAAP
- the hpnR gene encoding hopanoid C-3 methylase HpnR, with protein sequence MKVLAVHPGPLMYTKIYLRLEPLGLELVAQAARQAGYDVRLLDLQVETHRDYVRLLDEWSPDVVAFSCNYLANVPEIVDLAKLTKQKLPDCFFFVGGHSASFIAQEFLEHGAGAIDCVLKGEGEAAVTKLLLAVEHDRRAVAKVPGIVAQSGEGLPPQFVESLDHLRPARDLLRHRRKYFIGVLDPCASIEFARGCPWDCSFCSAWTFYGRSYRVVSPERAVEDLKRIEEPGIFIVDDVAFIQAKHGFEIGEAIARQGIKKQYYLETRGDVLLRNKEVFQFWKRLGLQYMFLGIEAIDEEGLKMHRKRISLGKNFEALEFARSLGITVAINLIADPGWDRKRFEVIREWCLEIPEIVNISVNTPYPGTESWRTETRKFQTRDYRLFDIQHAVLPTRLPLPEFYEELVKTQQVLNKKHLGWTALKSTAKIAAGHLLRGQTNFVKMLWKFNSVYNPKLQLADHQRPVAYEMKLPEAIHGKVDSKLLYILPPPGRHGRAIDDSTEQFVDATRMGTGV
- a CDS encoding TldD/PmbA family protein, coding for MTEGSAAAPKLTDRDEFRFLADLVFKRSSGDQTFVALQDQHGGTVRFANNQVIQNVDTRRISFSVTVAFGRRHGTAGTTDLTAGSVQEALTRAERLARVAPEDPEYLPPVEPQSYPTVPTARPETAAAGPSGRLAHARQAIELCRAERLTAAGIVSSCAAAVGVAASNGLFAHEERTEARFSLTAQEGEATGWASAAHRSIDRLAVRERTRFAIDKAKQSVEAKEMPAGRYTVILEAPAVAGLLTWFIWMLDAKAFYKGTSPFSGKLGQRIVDPRLSLKNRPDHPDLLGYGFTSEGLPVNNSTWIDGGVLRQLSYDRFTAKEHGVDRIATLESPLLSGDEWAKAGVGDLIRSTARGVLVTTFWYIRTVNPTDLTLTGMTRDGTFLVEDGRITTAVRNFRFHDSPLRAFNEIEAFTVPEEAVTTETGKLLVPAMKIRDFNFSSVTRF